In Anaerolineae bacterium, the following are encoded in one genomic region:
- the pyrB gene encoding aspartate carbamoyltransferase — MSQVTLKGADLRQSVRFIDVYKPPRIEGDFTGKHIISVDQFDRQDLQILFDATLSIRRRMKQNDRGLLQLGAGRVMATLFYEASTRTDMSFQAAMSHLGGQVITASNGVHFSSIYKGENLADTVRAVGCYADVIVLRHPEVGSSYEAAHYLDTLRDQGIVRQPVVISGGDGVGEHPTQALLDLFTIYDFKKTIDGLNITLVGDLKHGRTVHSLAKLLAFYGAQGVTLNFVAPDVLRMPESVVSLVKSMGITVYETDNLYDVLGHTDVIYWTRVQEERFAAPEDYEAIKDRFIMTPPVLAQAKADAILMHPLPRKNEMGTPEDHDALDADPRAVYFRQMENGMFVRMALLAKVLGGLWV; from the coding sequence ATGTCCCAGGTAACGCTCAAAGGTGCTGATCTGCGCCAGTCTGTCCGTTTCATCGACGTGTACAAGCCGCCACGGATCGAGGGCGACTTCACCGGCAAGCACATCATCTCCGTCGATCAGTTTGACCGCCAGGACCTGCAAATCCTGTTCGATGCCACGCTGTCCATCCGCAGGCGTATGAAGCAGAACGACCGCGGCCTGCTCCAGCTTGGCGCGGGGCGGGTGATGGCGACGCTGTTCTACGAGGCCAGTACCCGTACCGATATGTCCTTCCAGGCGGCGATGAGTCATCTGGGCGGGCAGGTGATCACGGCCAGCAACGGCGTACATTTCTCGTCGATCTACAAGGGCGAGAATCTGGCCGATACGGTACGTGCGGTTGGCTGCTACGCGGATGTGATCGTCCTGCGCCATCCGGAAGTCGGCTCTTCCTACGAGGCCGCTCATTACCTGGATACGCTCCGCGACCAGGGCATCGTCCGCCAGCCGGTGGTGATCAGCGGTGGTGATGGCGTGGGCGAGCATCCCACTCAGGCCCTGTTGGACCTGTTCACCATCTACGACTTCAAGAAGACGATCGACGGCCTGAACATCACCCTGGTGGGCGATCTCAAGCATGGGCGTACCGTCCACTCGCTGGCCAAGCTGCTGGCCTTCTATGGCGCGCAGGGCGTCACGCTCAACTTTGTCGCGCCAGATGTGCTGCGTATGCCCGAATCGGTTGTCAGCCTGGTCAAGAGCATGGGGATCACGGTTTACGAGACGGACAACCTGTACGATGTGCTCGGCCACACTGATGTGATCTACTGGACGCGTGTCCAGGAAGAGCGGTTTGCCGCGCCGGAAGACTACGAGGCGATCAAGGATCGTTTCATCATGACGCCGCCGGTACTGGCCCAGGCTAAAGCGGACGCCATCCTGATGCACCCCTTGCCCCGCAAGAACGAAATGGGCACACCGGAGGATCACGACGCGCTGGACGCCGATCCGCGGGCGGTGTACTTCCGCCAGATGGAAAACGGCATGTTTGTGCGGATGGCCCTGCTGGCCAAAGTGCTGGGCGGGCTGTGGGTCTAG
- a CDS encoding amidohydrolase family protein, which produces MTLLTIPGMVDPHVHLRGLDWSHKATFASETAAALAGGYWAVLDMPNTPPPTIDRPALALKLAALGEEAVCDWGVYFGASQKDNRAEFAAVSAAVCGLKIYNNATTGTLLVEDQALRERIYAAWPAGRVIAVHAEGETIPRILELVRRTGKHTHFCHVSTAEEIGYLRAARAEGLPISIGVTPHHLYLTEDDVPRLGGFGRMKPELKTRADVEALWAAVDDGLVDVIESDHAPHTVAEKTAPQPAFGVPGLETTLPLLGLAVHERRLSEERLVELVALNPQRIFGLRPPEGTYTRVDLADSFVIVPANLRTAPGWSPFAGMRVYGRVREVWIRGRLVFDGTQVLAELGSGRNLFSGEGAAG; this is translated from the coding sequence ATGACTCTGCTCACCATCCCCGGTATGGTCGATCCGCATGTGCATCTGCGCGGGTTGGACTGGTCGCACAAGGCGACGTTCGCCAGCGAGACGGCCGCCGCACTGGCCGGCGGCTACTGGGCCGTGCTGGATATGCCCAACACGCCCCCGCCGACCATCGATCGCCCTGCCCTGGCGCTTAAGCTGGCCGCCCTGGGTGAGGAAGCGGTCTGCGACTGGGGCGTCTACTTTGGCGCCAGCCAGAAGGATAACAGGGCCGAGTTCGCGGCGGTGAGCGCGGCGGTCTGTGGATTGAAGATCTACAACAACGCCACGACCGGGACGCTGCTGGTGGAGGATCAGGCCTTGCGGGAGCGAATCTATGCCGCCTGGCCCGCCGGGCGGGTGATCGCCGTCCATGCCGAAGGCGAGACCATCCCCCGCATCCTGGAACTGGTTCGCCGCACCGGCAAGCATACCCACTTCTGTCATGTCAGCACCGCAGAGGAGATCGGCTACCTGAGGGCAGCGCGGGCCGAGGGCCTGCCGATCAGCATTGGCGTCACCCCGCATCATCTTTACCTGACTGAGGATGATGTCCCCCGGCTGGGCGGCTTCGGGCGGATGAAACCAGAATTGAAGACGCGGGCGGATGTGGAGGCGCTGTGGGCGGCGGTGGATGATGGCCTCGTTGATGTGATCGAGTCTGATCACGCGCCGCATACAGTGGCGGAGAAAACCGCGCCGCAACCAGCCTTTGGCGTGCCGGGCCTGGAAACGACCCTGCCGCTGCTGGGGCTGGCGGTACACGAGAGGCGCCTGAGCGAGGAGCGTCTGGTGGAGCTGGTGGCGCTCAACCCGCAGCGTATCTTCGGTCTGCGCCCGCCTGAGGGGACTTACACGCGCGTTGACCTGGCCGATTCGTTCGTGATCGTCCCCGCCAACCTGCGCACGGCGCCTGGCTGGTCGCCCTTTGCCGGGATGCGTGTCTACGGGCGGGTGCGCGAGGTCTGGATTCGCGGGCGGTTGGTCTTCGACGGGACGCAGGTTCTGGCGGAACTGGGTTCCGGGCGGAACCTGTTCAGCGGGGAAGGGGCAGCGGGGTGA
- the pyrE gene encoding orotate phosphoribosyltransferase, which produces MMTASVEVSPQAIARALLEIRAVVFSPRAPVKFKSGILSPVYVDNRRLPFWPQQWRLVIEGFCQVIAAQGLAFDVIAGIAAAGIPHSAALAYRLMTPSVFVRKEAKDHGLRSQIEGGDVAGRRVLLVEDLVTTGGSSLAGVEALRAAGATVTDCLCITTYGFPEAWAAFQAADVRLHPLTPFATIAAEAAALGYFGPAELALVEAWLRDPHGWPGASQEEAEG; this is translated from the coding sequence ATGATGACTGCTTCTGTTGAAGTTTCGCCGCAGGCGATCGCCCGCGCCCTGCTGGAAATCCGGGCGGTGGTGTTTTCACCGCGGGCGCCGGTCAAGTTCAAGTCTGGCATCCTGTCGCCGGTCTACGTGGATAACCGGCGGTTGCCTTTCTGGCCGCAGCAGTGGCGGTTGGTGATCGAAGGTTTTTGCCAGGTGATCGCCGCGCAGGGCCTGGCCTTCGATGTGATCGCCGGGATCGCTGCAGCGGGCATCCCGCACAGCGCGGCCCTGGCCTATCGCCTGATGACGCCCTCGGTGTTTGTCCGCAAGGAAGCCAAAGATCACGGCCTGCGCAGCCAGATCGAAGGCGGCGATGTTGCCGGGCGGCGTGTGCTGCTGGTGGAAGATCTGGTCACAACCGGCGGCAGCAGCCTGGCCGGGGTTGAGGCGCTGCGGGCGGCAGGGGCGACCGTGACCGACTGCCTGTGCATCACGACTTATGGCTTCCCGGAGGCATGGGCAGCATTCCAGGCGGCGGATGTGCGGTTGCACCCGCTGACGCCCTTCGCGACGATCGCGGCGGAGGCGGCGGCGTTGGGCTATTTTGGCCCGGCGGAACTGGCGCTGGTGGAGGCGTGGCTGCGCGACCCGCATGGCTGGCCAGGCGCGAGCCAGGAGGAGGCGGAAGGATGA
- the pyrF gene encoding orotidine-5'-phosphate decarboxylase produces MSGAIAKYHRRVEAVDSLLCVGLDSQFDRLPPRFQADPHPQFAFNRWIIDQTYPYVSAYKPNMAFYEARGAAGLTDLALTMAYLRDNHPDILTICDAKRADIGSTNEGYVAAIFDRLGFDAVTLNPYLGREALMPFLERADRGCIILCRTSNPGAGELQDRLVDGRPLWQVVAEQVRDSWNVHGNCMLVAGATYPDELARIRTLVGAMPLLVPGIGAQGGEVAATVRAGLAPDGRGLIINASRAVIFDSDPAAAARALRDAIREAASACR; encoded by the coding sequence ATGAGCGGCGCGATTGCCAAATACCATCGGCGGGTGGAGGCGGTTGATTCACTGCTGTGCGTCGGACTGGACAGCCAGTTCGACCGGCTGCCGCCGCGCTTCCAGGCCGACCCGCACCCGCAGTTTGCCTTCAACCGCTGGATCATCGACCAGACCTATCCTTACGTTAGCGCCTACAAGCCCAACATGGCCTTTTATGAGGCGCGCGGCGCGGCAGGCCTGACCGATCTGGCCCTGACGATGGCGTACCTGCGCGATAACCACCCCGACATCTTGACCATCTGCGACGCCAAGCGGGCCGATATCGGCTCAACCAATGAGGGCTATGTTGCGGCGATCTTCGATCGGCTTGGCTTTGACGCGGTTACGCTCAACCCGTATCTGGGCCGGGAAGCGCTGATGCCCTTCCTGGAGCGGGCGGACCGGGGGTGCATCATCCTGTGCCGGACCTCCAACCCCGGCGCGGGCGAGTTGCAGGATCGGCTCGTCGATGGCCGCCCGCTGTGGCAGGTGGTGGCCGAGCAGGTGCGCGATAGCTGGAACGTGCATGGCAACTGTATGCTGGTGGCCGGGGCGACCTACCCCGATGAACTGGCCCGCATCCGCACTCTGGTGGGGGCGATGCCGCTGCTGGTGCCGGGGATCGGGGCGCAGGGCGGAGAGGTGGCGGCGACCGTCCGCGCCGGGCTGGCTCCGGATGGGCGAGGGCTGATCATCAATGCTTCCCGCGCTGTGATCTTCGATTCCGATCCGGCGGCGGCGGCCCGCGCCCTGCGCGACGCGATTCGTGAGGCGGCTAGCGCATGCCGCTAG